One region of Kwoniella pini CBS 10737 chromosome 6, complete sequence genomic DNA includes:
- a CDS encoding tRNA pseudouridine(38-40) synthase — MTEASESSKRPRSASPPPKVEQGAAPENDVSEVQEPPSKKAHIENSATPASNAKPEVDPEEAMFNLQSESANAAAEDTKKKTWGRGQGYGNGGKGKGKEKDPNVKYDRRNNDWTPRERKEGEEAEARLPKRRCALLVGYCGTGYSGMQIQTHGSRTIEGDVFEALVKAGAISADNANDHRKSDVARAARTDAGVHAAGNCISLKMIVEPPLPEGFKTLAEYVNSILPDQIRMWGFVRTVKSFNARTAADSRIYEYLLPSYCLLPPGRNDPLGKRLDKSSPGWRDLLGKEAVDFVDAAPSFDDEDEDGKLNPKNRGEFERRRGWRVDSKTLERFRELIAQYKGTHNFHNFTVGKPFNDRTVKRFMIKLEVKDPQVYGDIEWISVQIHGQSFMLHQIRKMISMAMLACRTASPACLIPETFGPKRIHVPKAPPLGLLLEAPQFGVYNQRISSKANGLQEDRDPVNFGLYAELMHDFKVKWIYEKLRQEELESHVFHKWMRQMDCSMSSGLAFLNTQGTIPPEADLSKGAKEARKAAAATAAKEGGEVGGAETKEEVEDGMDSEDEEVDMEALKRGDMEG, encoded by the exons ATGACTGAAGCATCCGAATCATCCAAGCGCCCTCGTTCGGCTTCTCCACCACCGAAAGTTGAACAAGGTGCAGCCCCTGAAAATGATGTATCCGAAGTACAAGAACCCCCATCAAAAAAGGCTCATATCGAAAACTCAGCCACTCCTGCTTCAAACGCTAAACCCGAGGTAGATCCAGAAGAAGCTATGTTCAACCTCCAATCGGAATCTGCAAATGCTGCTGCCGAAGATacgaaaaagaaaacttGGGGTAGAGGTCAAGGATATGGAAACGgaggtaaaggaaaaggtaaagagaAAGACCCCAATGTCAAGTACGATAGAAGAAATAATGATTGGACACCTCGTGAGAGGAAAGAAGgcgaagaagctgaagctagATTACCTAAACGAAGATGTGCTTTGCTTGTAGG ATATTGCGGTACTGGGTACTCCGGTATGCAAAT ACAAACGCACGGATCTAGGACAATCGAAGGAGACGTATTCGAAGCTTTAGTCAAAGCTGGAGCGATCTCAGCAGACAACGCAAATGATCATCGTAAATCTGATGTCGCCAGAGCTGCGCGAACTGATGCAGGGGTACATGCCGCTGGTAATTG TATCTCTCTCAAAATGATTGTTGAACCACCTTTACCGGAAGGATTCAAAACTCTTGCTGAATATGTCAACTCTATTTTACCTGACCAAATAAGGATGTGGGGTTTTGTTCGAACTGTCAAATCCTTCAATGCTAGAAC CGCTGCTGATTCGAGGATATACGAATACCTTCTACCATCTTATTGTCTCCTTCCACCGGGCCGCAATGATCCTCTTGGTAAACGATTAGACAAGTCAAGTCCTGGATGGCGAGACttattaggtaaagaagctgTTGATTTCGTTGATGCCGCTCCATctttcgatgatgaagacgagGACGGAAAGCTCAACCCTAAAAATCGAGGAGAATTTGAGAGACGACGAGGATGGAGAGTTGATAGCAAGACGCTGGAGAGATTTAGAGAATTAATAGCGCAATATAAAGGAACCCA CAATTTCCACAATTTCACTGTTGGCAAACCCTTCAATGATCGAACCGTTAAGCGATTCATGATTAAATTAGAAGTAAAAGATCCACAAGTTTACGGTGATATCGAATGGATTTCCGTACAAATTCACGGACAAAGTTTCATGCTGCATCAAATT CGAAAAATGATATCCATGGCTATGTTAGCTTGTCGAACCGCTTCTCCTGCATGTTTGATCCCAGAAACGTTTG GTCCTAAACGAATTCACGTTCCCAAAGCACCTCCTCTTGGTCTTTTATTAGAAGCACCACAATTTGGAGTTTACAATCAACGAATCTCCTCCAAAGCTAATGGTTTGCAAGAAGATCGAGATCCTGTTAATTTCGGATTATATGCTGAATTAATGCATGACTTCAAAGTCAAATGGATTTATGAGAAACTCAGACAAGAGGAATTGGAAAGTCACGT GTTCCATAAATGGATGAGGCAAATGGATTGTTCCATGTCAAGTGGATTGGCTTTcttgaa TACTCAAGGTACTATTCCACCGGAAGCGGATTTATCTAAGGGAGCTAAAGAAGCACGTAAAGCGGCTGCTGCTACAGCtgctaaagaaggtggagaagTTGGAGGAGCAGAGactaaagaagaagtagaagatgGGATGGatagtgaagatgaagaggttGATATGGAAGCTCTTAAAAGGGGTGATATGGAGGGATAG